The following proteins are co-located in the Halictus rubicundus isolate RS-2024b chromosome 1, iyHalRubi1_principal, whole genome shotgun sequence genome:
- the Cyp18a1 gene encoding cytochrome P450 18a1: MLVEYAAQWTWQAMGGTRIDVLCIFLVLLAVLLVARCLQWLKYVRSLPPGPWGVPVFGYLPFLKGDVHLQYGELAKKYGPMFSARLGTQLVVVLSDHRTIRDTFRREEFTGRPHTEFINILGGYGIINTEGAMWKEQRKFLHDKLRSFGMTYMGGGKKVMESRIMREVKTLLRGLSLRQGAPMDVSASLGMSVSNVICSILMGVRFQHGDTRFSRFMHLIEEGFKLFGSMAAVNFIPVMRYLPCLQKVRNKLSENLIEMADFYQEAVDQHRATFHEGTVRDLVDTYLLEIEKAKGEGRAAMLFQGKNHDKQMQQILGDLFSAGMETIKTTLEWAIILMLHHPEAATAVQEELDQVVGSSRLPALKDLPFLPITEATILEVLRRSSVVPLGTTHATTRDVTLDGYTIPAGSQVVPLLHAVHMDTKLWEAPEEFRPSRFLSAEGKVQKPEYFMPFGVGRRMCLGDVLARMELFLFFSSLMHTFQLRSPDGASLPSLRGNAGATVTPDPFHVCLVPRNLELIEDASSDPIPPGAVLRNIGSH; the protein is encoded by the exons ATGTTGGTAGAATACGCAGCACAGTGGACTTGGCAAGCGATGGGCGGTACCAGGATCGATGTCCTCTGTATTTTTCTCGTGCTTTTGGCTGTACTATTGGTGGCAAGGTGTTTGCAATGGTTGAAATACGTGCGCTCCTTGCCACCGGGCCCTTGGGGCGTACCTGTGTTTGGTTACTTGCCATTCTTGAAGGGCGACGTTCATCTTCAATACGGCGAACTCGCCAAAAAGTACGGCCCTATGTTCAGTGCTCGATTAGGAACACAACTCGTAGTCGTCCTCAGCGATCATCGCACTATACGCGACACGTTTCGCCGAGAAGAATTTACTGGGAGACCGCATACCGAGTTCATCAACATCCTCGGTGGATATG GTATTATCAACACCGAGGGTGCTATGTGGAAAGAGCAAAGAAAATTTCTTCACGATAAACTCAGGAGCTTCGGCATGACCTATATGGGTGGTGGAAAGAAAGTTATGGAATCGAGAATCATG CGCGAGGTTAAGACGTTGCTTCGAGGACTGTCGTTGAGGCAAGGCGCACCGATGGATGTTTCAGCGTCTCTCGGAATGTCGGTTAGCAACGTAATTTGTTCGATCTTAATGGGAGTGCGTTTCCAACACGGTGACACCAGATTCAGTAGGTTCATGCACCTGATCGAAGAGGGGTTCAAACTGTTCGGAAGCATGGCCGCGGTCAATTTTATTCCCGTGATGCGTTATCTGCCCTGTCTGCAAAAGGTACGAAACAAACTGTCGGAAAATCTGATTGAGATGGCAGATTTTTACCAAGAGGCCGTCGACCAACATCGCGCAACGTTTCACGAAGGCACCGTTCGAGACCTGGTCGATACGTATCTGCTCGAAATCGAAAAAGCAAAAGGCGAAGGTCGGGCGGCGATGCTCTTTCAAGGAAAAAATCATG ATAAACAGATGCAACAAATTCTTGGAGACTTATTCTCCGCCGGTATGGAAACCATCAAAACGACACTGGAGTGGGCGATCATTTTGATGCTGCATCATCCGGAAGCGGCGACCGCGGTACAGGAGGAATTAGATCAAGTGGTAGGCAGTTCTAGATTGCCTGCTCTGAAGGATCTACCCTTCCTTCCAATCACGGAAGCAACGATACTCGAGGTGCTGCGAAGATCGAGCGTGGTACCATTGGGAACCACTCATGCGACCACACG GGACGTGACGTTAGATGGTTATACAATCCCGGCTGGGTCGCAAGTCGTGCCTTTGCTGCACGCGGTACACATGGACACGAAACTTTGGGAGGCGCCCGAGGAGTTTCGGCCGAGTCGATTTCTCTCGGCCGAAGGTAAAGTCCAGAAACCGGAATACTTTATGCCTTTCGGTGTCGGCAGACGAATGTGTCTCGGTGATGTGCTAGCGCGCATGGAATTGTTTCTGTTCTTCAGCTCGTTGATGCATACTTTTCAATTGAGATCGCCGGATGGCGCGTCGTTGCCGAGTTTGCGCGGTAACGCCGGTGCCACCGTCACGCCCGATCCCTTTCACGTTTGCCTAGTACCGAGAAATCTCGAGCTTATTGAAGACGCGAGCAGCGATCCGATCCCCCCGGGTGCCGTTTTACGGAATATCGGGAGCCATTGA